A stretch of the Malus sylvestris chromosome 10, drMalSylv7.2, whole genome shotgun sequence genome encodes the following:
- the LOC126588025 gene encoding uncharacterized protein LOC126588025: MYEGAKTAVRTHEGQTESFPITVGLHQGSSLSPYLFALVMDELTGHIQDDIPWCMLFADDIVLIDETQEGVNAKLNLWREVLESKGLRLSRSKTEYMKCKFSANGGQNELGVRIGDQEIPKSDRFRYLGSILQKNEELDGDLNHRIQAGWMKWKSASGVLCDRRMPLKLKGKFYRTAIRPAMLYGTECWAVKHQHVHKMGVAEMRMLRWMCGHTRKDKIRNEDIRGKVGVAEIEGKMRENRLRWFGHVQRRPTDAPIRRCDYGTEVQGRRGRGRPRKTLRETLRKDLEYLDLTEDMTQDRTQWRSKIHIADPTQ, encoded by the coding sequence atgtacgaaggagcaaagactgccgtaagaactcatgaaggacaaaccgaaagctttcccataactgtaggattacatcaaggctcatccttaagtccttacctttttgcgttggtaatggatgagttaacaggacatattcaagatgatattccttggtgtatgcttttcgcagacgatatagtgttgatagatgaaactcaagaaggggtaaatgcaaagcttaacctttggagagaagtgttggaatctaaaggtcttcgcctaagccgatcaaagacagaatatatgaagtgcaagttcagtgcaaatggaggccaaaacgagttaggggtgaggatcggagatcaagaaataccaaagagcgaccgttttcgttacctaggatctatcttgcaaaagaacgaagaattagatggagatctcaaccatagaatacaagctggatggatgaagtggaagagtgcatccggcgtgttgtgtgaccgccgtatgccactgaagctcaagggaaaattttataggacggcaataaggccggcgatgctgtatggcacagaatgttgggcggtgaagcatcaacacgtacacaaaatgggtgtagcggagatgaggatgcttcgttggatgtgtgggcacacgagaaaggataagattaggaatgaggatatccggggtaaagtaggagtagccgaaattgaaggaaagatgagagaaaatcggttacggtggtttggacatgtgcaaagaaggcctactgacgctccgattagaagatgcgactatgggacagaggttcagggccgaaggggtagaggaagacccaggaaaactttgagagagaccctaagaaaagacttagagtacttggatctaacggaggacatgacacaggacagaacacaatggcgttctaagattcatatagccgatcccactcagtga
- the LOC126588023 gene encoding serine/threonine-protein kinase SRK2E isoform X1, protein MNRSVLTVGPAMDMPIMHDSDRYELVRDIGSGNFGVARLMRDKQTGELVAVKYIERGEKIDENVQREIINHRSLRHPNIVRFKEVILTPTHLAIVMEYASGGELFERICNAGRFSEDEARFFFQQLISGVSYCHAMQVCHRDLKLENTLLDGSPAPRLKICDFGYSKSSVLHSQPKSTVGTPAYIAPEVLLKKEYDGKIADVWSCGVTLYVMLVGAYPFEDPGEPKNFRKTIHRITNVQYSIPDYVHISPECRHLISRIFVAEPEKRITIPEIRNHEWFLKNLPADLMVENTMNNQFEEPDQPMQSLDEIMQIIAEATIPAAGANGLNQYLAGSLDIDNMEEDLESDPDIDIDSSGEIVYAI, encoded by the exons ATGAATCGGTCTGTGCTCACAGTTGGGCCAGCCATGGACATGCCGATCATGCACGATAGCGATCGGTACGAGCTGGTTCGGGATATTGGGTCGGGAAATTTCGGGGTTGCACGGCTTATGAGGGACAAGCAGACTGGTGAGCTTGTTGCTGTGAAATACATAGAGAGAGGTGAGAAG ATAGATGAAAATGTACAAAGAGAAATTATAAACCACAGGTCGTTGAGGCATCCGAACATTGTCCGGTTCAAAGAG GTAATATTAACACCGACTCATCTAGCTATTGTGATGGAATATGCATCTGGGGGAGAGCTCTTTGAGCGGATATGCAACGCTGGGCGTTTCAGTGAGGATGAG GCGCGTTTCTTCTTCCAGCAACTTATATCAGGAGTCAGTTACTGTCATGCAATG CAAGTGTGCCACCGGGACTTGAAGTTGGAGAACACATTGTTAGATGGAAGTCCAGCTCCTCGTTTAAAAATATGTGACTTTGGCTACTCAAAG TCCTCTGTGCTGCATTCACAACCAAAATCGACCGTTGGCACCCCTGCATATATCGCACCTGAGGTGTTACTCAAGAAAGAATATGATGGAAAG ATTGCAGATGTATGGTCTTGTGGGGTGACCTTATACGTCATGTTGGTGGGTGCATACCCATTTGAAGATCCTGGGGAGCCTAAAAACTTCCGCAAGACAATACAT CGGATAACAAATGTCCAGTACTCTATTCCTGACTATGTTCATATATCTCCAGAGTGCCGCCATCTTATATCAAGGATTTTCGTAGCTGAGCCCGAGAAG AGGATAACCATCCCTGAGATTAGGAACCACGAATGGTTTCTAAAGAACCTTCCGGCAGATCTAATGGTTGAAAACACCATGAACAATCAGTTTGAAGAGCCGGATCAACCCATGCAAAGCCTTGATGAGATTATGCAGATAATTGCCGAGGCTACAATACCTGCGGCCGGGGCCAACGGTCTCAACCAGTATCTTGCTGGCAGCCTGGACATAGATAACATGGAGGAGGACCTCGAGTCTGATCCCGACATTGACATCGACAGCAGCGGAGAGATAGTCTATGCAATTTAA
- the LOC126588022 gene encoding uncharacterized protein LOC126588022: protein MKEDQDQYREAATGEKRKLEDSSISILLAKQKAQEIAARLVSDAESKRPRLEEEHPYRQPSPVYNPPPYPVFTPQSGQSYGSPSTSKKITIPNGKVGVIIGKQGETIKSLQLQSGAKIQITRDSEADPTSLTRDVDLTGMPEQISRAEQLISDVLAEADAGVPSTNQGFNSMQPGSEQFIMKVPTNKVALIIGKGGEMIRTMQSKSGARIQVVPLHPPPGDMSTERSVHINGTAEQIEAAKELVNEVISGKHMVNSSGTNSYVQQSFPPGSWAPPGQQQQPHYGYAQPGSYAPPASYYGNYPTQVAGWDQSNQLATSQPPQDGSGYNYYGQPPQNPSYNYNQTPPVASHGYDQGYAQQPPSYGGQAPISDYQQQYATSGYGPPAVPSIGDATASQSTQPSAAYQVPYSQPMANPQAGYWTHPGSTGHQPHPGYYQAGYGHGEHHQPDPSHYAPAVNPLTNNGESQHQQQDHSQLPTNGYEEPSGYEEPSGYGAERSGDKKSDGDALAPATETVGSES from the exons ATGAAAGAAGACCAAGACCAATACCGAGAAGCCGCTACCGGCGAAAAGCGGAAGCTGGAAGACAGCAGCATCAGCATCCTACTGGCCAAGCAGAAAGCTCAGGAAATCGCCGCCCGACTTGTTAGCGACGCTGAGTCAAAGCGTCCTCGACTGGAGGAGGAGCATCCCTACCGCCAACCCAGCCCCGTCTACAACCCTCCTCCTTACCCTG TTTTTACTCCGCAATCAGGACAGTCTTATGGCTCTCCAAGCACAAGCAAGAAAATAACTATACCAAATGGGAAG GTTGGGGTAATTATTGGAAAACAAGGAGAAACGATAAAAAGTCTACAACTTCAGTCAGGGGCCAAAATCCAGATAACCCGGGATTCAGAAGCGGATCCTACTTCTCTTACGAGGGATGTGGACTTGACCGGTATGCCTGAGCAGATCAGTAGGGCAGAACAACTTATCAGTGATGTCCTAGCAGAG GCAGATGCAGGGGTTCCATCTACAAATCAGGGATTCAACTCAATGCAACCTGGATCAGAACAGTTTATAATGAAAGTACCCACCAATAAG GTTGCTTTGATTATAGGCAAGGGAGGTGAGATGATCAGGACTATGCAAAGCAAGTCAGGAGCTCGTATTCAG GTGGTGCCATTGCATCCTCCTCCTGGTGATATGTCAACTGAAAGATCAGTACATATAAATGGAACGGCAGAGCAAATTGAGGCAGCCAAAGAATTGGTCAATGAAGTAATCAGTGGG AAGCATATGGTAAACTCCTCTGGAACGAATAGTTATGTCCAGCAGTCTTTCCCCCCTGGTAGTTGGGCCCCACCAGGACAACAACAGCAACCGCATTATGGGTACGCACAACCAGGAAGTTATGCACCTCCTGCTTCATACTACGGCAACTATCCTACACAGGTAGCAGGTTGGGATCAGTCAAACCAATTAGCCACCTCTCAACCACCTCAGGACGGTAGCGGATACAATTACTACGGACAACCACCTCAAAATCCTAGCTACAACTACAATCAGACACCTCCCGTTGCCAGCCATGGTTATGATCAGGGGTACGCTCAGCAGCCACCAAGTTATGGAGGCCAAGCTCCAATATCTGATTACCAGCAACAATATGCAACTTCAGGGTATGGACCACCTGCGGTGCCATCCATCGGGGATGCAACTGCTTCCCAAAGTACCCAGCCTTCAGCTGCTTATCAGGTTCCTTACAGCCAGCCAATGGCAAACCCTCAAGCTGGGTATTGGACTCATCCAGGCAGCACAGGCCACCAACCACATCCTGGTTATTACCAAGCAGGTTATGGACACGGTGAGCACCATCAGCCAGACCCTTCACATTATGCCCCAGCAGTGAATCCTCTTACAAACAACGGAGAGTCACAGCACCAGCAACAAGACCATTCACAGCTTCCAACCAATGGATACGAAGAGCCATCAGGTTACGAAGAGCCATCAGGTTATGGAGCTGAAAGAAGCGGTGACAAGAAATCAGATGGAGATGCGTTGGCCCCAGCAACAGAGACCGTTGGTTCTGAAAGCTGA